In Solanum lycopersicum chromosome 5, SLM_r2.1, the following are encoded in one genomic region:
- the LOC101259441 gene encoding zinc finger protein ZAT11-like — MVVLPMKREREGEFDITTMANYLMLFSRQENHFNTMVNNSPSRVFECKTCNRQFSSFQALGGHRASHKKPRLMGEMNFHLPISPPKPKTHECSICGLEFPIGQALGGHMRRHRGMLNENNNNNNQVPNHDVMKKSSNNPRVLCLDLNLTPLENDLEFKLKKANPIVDCFL; from the coding sequence atggtgGTTTTACCaatgaaaagagaaagagaaggagAATTCGATATAACAACCATGGCAAATTACTTGATGTTATTTTCACGTCAAGAAAATCATTTCAACACTATGGTAAACAACTCTCCTAGTCGAGTTTTCGAGTGCAAGACTTGTAATAGACAATTTTCATCGTTTCAAGCACTAGGTGGTCATCGAGCAAGTCATAAAAAGCCGAGATTAATGGGAGAAATGAATTTTCATTTGCCGATTTCACCGCCTAAGCCAAAAACACATGAGTGTTCAATTTGTGGACTTGAATTTCCTATTGGACAAGCTTTAGGTGGACATATGAGAAGACATAGAGGTAtgttaaatgaaaataataataataataatcaagttCCTAATCACGATGTTATgaagaaatcatcaaataatCCAAGAGTTTTGTGTTTGGATTTGAACTTAACACCattggaaaatgatttagagTTCAAGTTGAAGAAGGCAAATCCTATAGTTGATTGCTTTTTGTGA